A stretch of the Bacillota bacterium genome encodes the following:
- a CDS encoding ATP-binding cassette domain-containing protein, translating into MSEFILEMNNITKLFAGVRALNNVSISVKPGEIHGLIGENGAGKSTLMNVLMGIYKADEGEIKVDGNVVSIISPSQAIALGIGMVPQELNLNPFVSAAENIFLGNEIRNKLGFINWKKTNEESVKIIQTIGISINPRKIVNTLSVAQQQLIQVARVLATG; encoded by the coding sequence ATGTCAGAGTTTATACTGGAAATGAATAATATTACGAAATTATTTGCAGGTGTAAGAGCTCTAAATAACGTTAGCATCAGTGTAAAGCCAGGCGAAATTCATGGGCTAATCGGTGAAAACGGAGCTGGAAAAAGCACGCTTATGAACGTCCTTATGGGTATCTATAAGGCTGACGAAGGTGAAATTAAAGTTGATGGAAACGTTGTTTCCATTATTTCACCATCGCAAGCAATCGCACTTGGCATAGGCATGGTGCCGCAAGAACTGAATTTAAACCCTTTTGTCAGTGCTGCTGAAAATATTTTCCTAGGAAACGAGATAAGAAATAAACTAGGCTTTATTAATTGGAAGAAAACTAACGAAGAATCAGTAAAAATAATTCAGACAATAGGAATTAGTATTAATCCACGTAAAATAGTAAATACACTTAGCGTGGCTCAGCAGCAGTTAATACAGGTTGCGCGTGTCCTTGCGACAGGT
- a CDS encoding substrate-binding domain-containing protein: MKKFLRMTAILLTVTILATMNFGCTTKKTTNPPSNNNTSGTTTTKYKKTTYNLVFIPKLVHPWYEDVKVGIDKAVAELKQQGITVNYTWDAPADAVVTDQINKIEAAAAKKPDGISVAVIDAAATTTVINDLVNQGINVSTFDCDAKDSKRKYYCGHSKNYEDGAKMADILAKQLGETGEVAVLAGTLSAINHQERVKGFRDEIAKYPNMKVVDSQADNDSIENAISVTESYLTAYPNLKGIFACNAASPIGAARAVKDAKKAGKIQIVGMAEDQEAMQYVKDGTILCTLKQAVPTYGYNSVYNMLAIADGQPPKVVVDEIPANFVTKDNVDQYITTSGSTGTTGGTTGGTTGNTTGGTTGGTTGGTTK, from the coding sequence ATGAAGAAGTTTTTGAGAATGACAGCAATACTGTTGACTGTTACAATTTTAGCAACAATGAATTTTGGATGTACAACAAAAAAGACAACAAATCCGCCTTCCAACAACAATACCTCCGGCACTACTACGACCAAATACAAGAAAACAACGTATAATCTTGTTTTCATACCAAAACTGGTTCATCCATGGTATGAGGATGTTAAAGTAGGAATTGATAAGGCAGTTGCCGAATTGAAACAACAGGGTATCACTGTAAACTATACATGGGATGCTCCTGCTGATGCGGTTGTTACTGACCAGATTAATAAGATCGAAGCTGCTGCAGCTAAAAAGCCTGACGGGATTTCTGTTGCGGTAATAGACGCAGCGGCAACTACAACAGTAATCAATGACCTTGTAAATCAGGGAATCAATGTTTCTACATTCGACTGTGATGCTAAAGATTCTAAAAGAAAGTATTACTGCGGACATTCGAAGAACTATGAAGACGGTGCAAAAATGGCGGATATTTTAGCAAAGCAGCTTGGTGAGACAGGTGAAGTTGCAGTATTGGCAGGCACGCTTAGCGCTATTAACCATCAGGAACGTGTGAAAGGTTTCAGAGACGAAATTGCAAAATATCCAAATATGAAAGTTGTTGATTCACAAGCTGATAACGACTCCATAGAAAATGCTATATCTGTAACTGAGAGTTATCTAACCGCTTATCCGAACTTAAAAGGCATATTTGCATGCAATGCAGCTAGCCCGATCGGCGCTGCAAGAGCTGTAAAGGATGCCAAAAAAGCCGGTAAGATTCAAATTGTTGGCATGGCTGAAGATCAGGAAGCAATGCAGTATGTTAAAGATGGAACAATTCTTTGCACATTAAAACAAGCGGTTCCAACCTATGGTTATAACAGTGTTTATAATATGTTGGCAATTGCTGATGGTCAGCCTCCTAAGGTTGTTGTTGACGAAATACCAGCTAACTTTGTAACGAAAGATAACGTAGATCAATATATCACTACTAGCGGATCAACAGGAACAACTGGCGGCACCACCGGAGGAACAACCGGAAATACAACTGGCGGAACAACTGGCGGAACAACTGGCGGAACAACGAAATAA
- a CDS encoding FGGY-family carbohydrate kinase: MRDKLLIGCDIGTSGTKTVAMDVGGNILAHASCSYGIITLKNQWAEQWPDVWLNAALKTITEVAAQVTPECIAGICISALYGGTGVLCNDKMQPVRPTIIWMDRRAEEESKWISNQIGKNVIFDVSKNGIDSYYGYTKLLWVQQNEPDLWKKIRMILPIHSYIVYKLTGKLSVDYCSAGNVGGIYDYEKHGWSDLMLGKLNIGADILPKQFFTPSDIVGGLNAEFSKQMGLLEGIPVCAGTVDCIAAMLSTAAVKEGDNAAILGTSLNWGFIHSRMPSNPNLISMPYCIEPTRLSYTYGGASTAGALPRWFLNNFLQNESADTYSQIEKEIIDQGIPAGSDGLIVLPYFMGERTPIWDVNASGMILGLSLRHTKAHIFKAILESTAYSLKHIIDTMTEGVDVERIVLVGGGAKSDLWKSIFADVTGLPVYSPQKAIEAPLGDAFLAGIGTGLLKDFCEIKNWIGFNAPVEPNIGNYEKYQRYFEVYKDLYPKLKNDMRALKELSLSY, translated from the coding sequence ATGAGGGATAAATTATTAATTGGATGTGATATAGGAACATCCGGAACTAAAACTGTTGCGATGGATGTGGGCGGAAACATTTTAGCTCATGCATCCTGCAGCTATGGAATAATAACACTCAAAAATCAATGGGCCGAACAATGGCCTGATGTTTGGCTTAACGCTGCGTTAAAAACTATAACCGAAGTTGCCGCTCAAGTTACACCAGAATGTATTGCCGGGATTTGCATCAGTGCTCTCTATGGCGGAACAGGCGTGTTATGCAATGATAAGATGCAGCCTGTTAGGCCAACAATTATTTGGATGGATAGGAGAGCTGAGGAGGAAAGCAAATGGATCTCAAATCAAATAGGAAAAAATGTAATATTTGATGTATCAAAAAATGGGATTGATTCATACTATGGATATACCAAGTTACTATGGGTTCAGCAAAATGAACCGGATTTATGGAAAAAGATAAGGATGATCCTGCCTATCCATAGTTATATTGTGTATAAATTGACAGGCAAATTGTCTGTCGACTATTGTTCAGCTGGAAATGTGGGCGGAATTTACGACTATGAAAAACATGGTTGGTCCGACTTGATGTTGGGTAAACTAAATATTGGTGCGGATATTCTGCCAAAACAATTCTTTACTCCCAGTGACATCGTTGGTGGGTTAAATGCAGAGTTTTCAAAGCAAATGGGACTTTTAGAGGGGATTCCGGTCTGTGCGGGAACGGTAGATTGTATTGCTGCGATGCTTAGCACCGCTGCAGTAAAAGAGGGCGATAACGCTGCAATACTGGGCACATCTCTAAACTGGGGATTTATCCATTCAAGGATGCCATCAAATCCAAATCTTATTTCTATGCCATATTGCATAGAACCGACAAGGCTTAGTTATACCTATGGCGGGGCGTCTACCGCGGGTGCTCTTCCCAGATGGTTTTTAAACAATTTTCTTCAAAATGAGTCTGCTGATACCTATTCACAAATTGAAAAAGAGATTATTGATCAAGGAATACCGGCAGGTTCTGACGGATTAATTGTATTGCCGTATTTTATGGGGGAGAGGACTCCTATTTGGGACGTAAATGCATCCGGAATGATTTTGGGACTTTCACTTCGTCACACAAAAGCTCATATTTTTAAAGCTATACTAGAATCAACTGCATACTCATTAAAGCATATTATTGATACTATGACTGAAGGAGTAGATGTAGAGAGAATAGTTTTAGTTGGTGGCGGAGCAAAGTCAGATTTATGGAAGTCGATCTTTGCAGATGTTACAGGCCTTCCGGTTTATTCGCCGCAAAAGGCGATTGAAGCTCCTCTTGGAGATGCTTTCCTTGCCGGAATAGGGACTGGACTTTTGAAGGATTTCTGTGAAATCAAGAATTGGATAGGATTTAACGCACCGGTTGAACCCAATATTGGTAATTACGAAAAATATCAAAGGTATTTTGAGGTTTACAAGGATTTATACCCTAAGCTAAAAAACGATATGAGAGCGCTAAAAGAATTGTCATTATCCTATTAA
- a CDS encoding transketolase, whose translation MSRDIKYLENKAKGLRKEIWEMVYNAQSGHIGGSFSIIETLVALYFDVMKYDPQNPKVPDRDRFVLSKGHTAPALYAVLAEAGFFPKEWLRDSFRKIDSKLQGHPDMKKTPGIDMTSGSLGIGLSAANGMALGGKAQGIEFNVYCMMGDGEIDEGQIWEAAATAAHYHLDNLIAFVDKNGLQNDGKTVNVKDLGNIADKWNAFGWYVQEIDGNNFNEIFDAVDKAKACKDKPSVIIQHTVKGKGLSFTEDVVVWHGKTPSNKEYIKGLEELS comes from the coding sequence GTGTCAAGAGATATTAAATATCTAGAAAATAAAGCTAAAGGGCTTAGAAAAGAAATTTGGGAAATGGTATATAACGCTCAGTCTGGACATATCGGAGGTTCCTTTTCTATTATCGAAACACTTGTTGCATTATATTTTGATGTAATGAAATATGATCCCCAAAATCCTAAGGTTCCAGATAGAGACCGTTTCGTTTTGTCTAAAGGTCATACTGCTCCTGCGCTTTATGCGGTTCTCGCGGAAGCAGGTTTTTTCCCGAAAGAATGGCTGAGAGATTCTTTCAGAAAGATTGATTCAAAATTACAGGGCCACCCTGATATGAAAAAGACTCCTGGTATTGATATGACCAGCGGGTCGCTCGGCATTGGACTCTCTGCGGCAAACGGCATGGCTTTAGGAGGAAAAGCTCAAGGAATTGAATTTAATGTTTATTGTATGATGGGTGACGGCGAGATCGATGAAGGTCAGATATGGGAGGCTGCAGCTACTGCTGCACATTATCATTTAGATAACTTGATTGCTTTTGTTGATAAAAATGGTTTGCAAAATGACGGAAAGACAGTTAATGTTAAAGATTTAGGTAATATCGCAGATAAGTGGAATGCCTTTGGCTGGTATGTTCAGGAGATTGATGGAAATAACTTCAATGAAATCTTCGACGCTGTAGATAAGGCTAAGGCCTGCAAAGATAAACCGTCTGTAATTATTCAGCATACCGTTAAAGGAAAAGGACTTTCATTCACAGAAGATGTAGTAGTTTGGCACGGCAAAACGCCGTCAAATAAAGAGTATATAAAAGGGCTTGAAGAACTTTCCTAG
- a CDS encoding transketolase C-terminal domain-containing protein → MRRSFRTILIDAIMKNAKDNPQVVVLNADSARALCLTKFGESYPDRMFSLGISEADMLATAAGMSTTGLIPIVVGFSMFVTEKPFEQIRQAIAYPNLNVKIIATHAGLCVGKDGATHQALEDIAVMRVLPNFKVFVAADVSQTESAIDSMILHEGPAYLRLGRDLAEDIYSEPKSIVPGGSDTLTEGMDVTIVACGLMVEQALKAADELKNMGVSASVINAYSVKPLDENTIISSARITGAVVSAEDHSVIGGLGSAIAETLVKNYPVPMEFIGVNDHFGESGDQDELYKKYGLTHKNIVEASLKAINRKV, encoded by the coding sequence ATGAGAAGGTCATTTAGAACTATATTAATAGATGCAATAATGAAAAATGCTAAAGATAATCCCCAAGTGGTTGTTCTAAATGCAGATTCAGCGCGTGCATTATGTCTGACTAAATTTGGCGAGAGTTATCCTGATCGAATGTTCAGTCTTGGCATAAGTGAAGCAGACATGCTTGCAACAGCAGCTGGAATGAGTACAACAGGATTGATTCCTATTGTTGTTGGTTTTTCTATGTTTGTAACTGAGAAACCGTTTGAACAGATAAGGCAGGCAATCGCTTATCCAAACTTAAATGTAAAGATAATAGCAACACATGCAGGCTTGTGTGTCGGTAAGGACGGAGCGACACATCAAGCATTAGAGGATATTGCAGTAATGAGAGTGTTGCCTAATTTTAAAGTATTCGTTGCAGCTGATGTTAGTCAAACTGAAAGCGCAATAGATTCAATGATTTTGCATGAAGGACCCGCATATTTAAGACTTGGGCGTGATTTGGCTGAGGATATTTATAGTGAACCTAAGAGTATTGTTCCAGGTGGTTCTGATACTTTAACTGAAGGAATGGATGTCACTATCGTTGCATGCGGACTTATGGTTGAGCAGGCTCTAAAAGCGGCGGATGAACTTAAGAATATGGGAGTAAGTGCTTCTGTAATAAATGCATATTCTGTTAAACCTTTAGATGAAAATACTATTATTTCAAGCGCTAGAATAACAGGAGCTGTTGTTAGCGCAGAAGATCATTCCGTTATAGGCGGACTGGGCAGTGCAATAGCAGAGACTTTAGTTAAAAATTATCCTGTACCAATGGAGTTTATAGGTGTAAATGATCATTTTGGCGAATCAGGGGATCAGGATGAGTTATACAAGAAATACGGACTTACCCATAAAAATATTGTAGAAGCTTCTTTAAAAGCTATAAACCGTAAGGTATAG
- a CDS encoding MurR/RpiR family transcriptional regulator produces the protein MDDIQVKNKIIPMVKFLFSSLTRSEKKAADYLLNNPEEVVGLALNEYAEKSGSSQPSIIRLCKKIGTSGYAELKLNLSMQLESDNDQPNTVIDVKPEQGITSVINSIFEINIQILKETFELVTDDYEKALAAILDAKHICFFALGDAMMPCSYAEFKLRRLGYICYADADPDMQIINACNLMPGDVAISVSHTGNTRNVINAMKIAKKKGATTICITKVGKSELAKYCDIQLFTATADITIGKEIIARRIAEQAILEALYLMVLEKTKTISAKKIRESTAAMELNKL, from the coding sequence ATGGATGACATTCAAGTAAAAAATAAAATAATTCCTATGGTTAAGTTTTTATTTTCTTCGCTTACTAGATCGGAAAAAAAAGCGGCAGATTATTTGTTAAACAATCCTGAAGAAGTTGTAGGGTTAGCTTTAAATGAATATGCAGAGAAATCTGGAAGTAGTCAGCCAAGTATAATAAGACTTTGCAAAAAAATTGGTACAAGCGGTTATGCCGAACTAAAATTAAACTTGTCTATGCAGTTGGAAAGTGATAATGACCAACCAAACACAGTTATAGACGTAAAACCTGAGCAGGGTATTACTTCTGTAATTAATAGTATCTTTGAAATAAACATACAAATATTAAAAGAGACTTTTGAACTGGTCACGGATGATTATGAAAAAGCTCTTGCAGCAATTTTAGATGCTAAACATATTTGTTTTTTTGCTCTCGGTGATGCAATGATGCCTTGCAGCTATGCAGAATTTAAACTAAGAAGACTAGGGTATATTTGTTATGCTGATGCCGATCCTGATATGCAAATAATCAATGCTTGCAATCTTATGCCTGGTGATGTTGCGATTTCAGTTTCCCATACTGGAAATACCAGAAATGTTATCAACGCTATGAAAATAGCAAAGAAAAAAGGAGCAACCACTATATGCATTACCAAAGTTGGCAAATCGGAACTTGCAAAATATTGTGATATTCAGCTTTTTACTGCAACAGCAGATATCACAATAGGTAAAGAAATAATTGCGCGGCGCATAGCTGAACAGGCTATTCTGGAGGCACTGTATTTAATGGTTCTTGAAAAAACAAAAACTATTTCAGCTAAAAAAATTAGAGAAAGCACCGCTGCAATGGAATTAAACAAATTATGA